The sequence below is a genomic window from Micromonospora aurantiaca ATCC 27029.
GATGTCTCCGTCCGGCGTATGGCGATCGATCTTGCCAAGCCGGGCGACGTCCTCGTGGTGGCTGCCGGCGGTGTCGAGGACCGCGCCTGCTTCGGCGAGTACACGGCCAGGCAGATGGCTGCCCGTGGTCTGGCGGGCATCATCATCGACGGCGCTACTCGCGACGCGGCCGACATCCGGCGCGTCGGCTTTCCAACGTTTGTCCGCGCTGTTACGCCGCGCAACTTTTCGTATCCCTTGGCGGAGATGGGCGCGGTGAACGTCCAGGTAGTGTGCGGCGGGGCGACTGTAGCGCCGGGCGACGTCATCCTCGGCGACGACGACGGCGTTGTCGCCGTGCCGCGCCTGCTCGCGGAGGCGATGGCCGCCACGATCGTCAGCGAAATGAACGCTGACACCGAGAAGCGGCGCGGCAACTTGGAAAAGCCCTTCGACCTCGCCGACACGCTGGTCGAGCGGGGCTACGTCTTCGAGCGTTCCGGGAGCCGAGCATGAGCCTTCACCAGAAATACGACCGCCACGCCGAGCAGACCTTGGAGACCCTGTCGGCGCAGTTCATGCACTTCTCCGAGAAGCTGTGCCGCGGCTCGTCGGAACTCTATGAGCACCTGGCGGCTGCTGCGTC
It includes:
- a CDS encoding RraA family protein, with amino-acid sequence MVAAAQNHPQAGRIVCDIERTSPLAVSALAQCYTGFVLDKLGKYGAMSPRISALLPGMKVCGTAVTVLGADVSVRRMAIDLAKPGDVLVVAAGGVEDRACFGEYTARQMAARGLAGIIIDGATRDAADIRRVGFPTFVRAVTPRNFSYPLAEMGAVNVQVVCGGATVAPGDVILGDDDGVVAVPRLLAEAMAATIVSEMNADTEKRRGNLEKPFDLADTLVERGYVFERSGSRA